In Paenibacillus sp. FSL M7-0420, a single genomic region encodes these proteins:
- a CDS encoding phosphatidate cytidylyltransferase gives MKQRLITGIVAGALFLGLCYWGGWPYQLLLTAMALIGYYEFVKMTGTATFGLTAVFGYASVVGFMIPWDLLGTNKLFSWEQGIWLVLLLFLLVTVFSKNKLDIKMTAMMFTGIVYIGMGFSYMGIARSAGDGHGLFWTILLLCCIWGSDAGAYFVGRSFGKNKLWPAISPNKTIEGALGGVLISAVISIVFAILVPDLLTIGRALLIGIACAVLGQLGDLVQSAYKRVYGIKDSGSLLPGHGGILDRCDSWIIVFPFVHIVMLMPYY, from the coding sequence TTGAAGCAGCGATTGATCACCGGAATTGTTGCCGGGGCCTTGTTTTTAGGGTTATGCTATTGGGGAGGCTGGCCGTATCAGCTGTTGCTGACTGCGATGGCCCTCATCGGCTATTATGAATTTGTGAAAATGACAGGTACAGCCACCTTCGGGCTGACTGCTGTATTTGGTTATGCCTCTGTAGTAGGCTTTATGATTCCTTGGGATCTCCTGGGAACGAATAAGCTATTCTCCTGGGAACAGGGGATATGGCTGGTATTGCTGCTGTTCCTGCTGGTCACTGTCTTCAGTAAGAATAAGCTTGATATCAAAATGACCGCGATGATGTTCACTGGCATTGTTTACATAGGAATGGGGTTCTCGTATATGGGAATCGCCCGCAGTGCGGGAGATGGCCATGGCCTCTTCTGGACGATCCTGCTGCTGTGCTGTATATGGGGCAGTGATGCTGGAGCCTATTTTGTCGGCAGAAGCTTCGGGAAGAACAAGCTGTGGCCTGCGATCAGTCCTAATAAGACTATAGAAGGCGCGCTTGGCGGAGTATTGATTTCTGCTGTCATATCGATTGTGTTTGCTATACTGGTTCCTGATCTGCTGACTATCGGACGCGCGCTGCTGATTGGAATTGCCTGCGCTGTGCTGGGTCAGCTTGGAGATCTTGTACAATCTGCCTATAAACGGGTGTACGGTATTAAGGATTCAGGCTCACTCTTGCCGGGTCACGGTGGCATCCTGGACCGCTGCGACAGCTGGATCATCGTATTTCCTTTCGTACATATCGTAATGCTGATGCCTTACTATTAA
- a CDS encoding isoprenyl transferase, which yields MIKRIQEWLSRKDRQEPVEISPDNIPRHVAIIMDGNGRWAKRRGMPRVVGHQNGMKAVKRATIAANDLGVEFLTLYAFSTENWTRPKDEVDFLMRLPVEFLAIELDELIEKNVQVRVMGNTEALPSHTRKAMEEAVARTLSNTGLILNFALNYGGRKEIEDCMRALGKDIQAGILSPEEITSELIDNRLSSSGLPDPDLLIRTSGEMRLSNFMLWQIAYSEFWFTDAYWPEFDKSHLMQAVAEYQRRTRRYGGLK from the coding sequence ATGATCAAACGGATTCAAGAATGGCTGAGCCGTAAAGACAGGCAGGAGCCAGTCGAGATTTCACCGGATAATATTCCCCGGCACGTAGCGATAATTATGGATGGCAACGGGCGCTGGGCGAAACGGCGCGGTATGCCCCGGGTTGTGGGCCATCAGAACGGGATGAAGGCAGTCAAACGTGCTACCATTGCAGCGAATGACCTCGGAGTAGAATTTTTGACTCTGTACGCTTTCTCTACGGAGAACTGGACCCGGCCGAAGGATGAAGTGGATTTCCTGATGCGCCTTCCCGTAGAATTCCTGGCTATTGAACTGGATGAACTCATTGAGAAGAATGTACAGGTGCGCGTAATGGGCAACACGGAGGCTTTGCCTTCCCATACCCGCAAGGCGATGGAAGAAGCGGTCGCCCGCACACTAAGCAATACCGGACTTATACTTAATTTTGCTCTGAACTACGGCGGTCGCAAAGAGATTGAGGACTGTATGCGCGCTCTGGGCAAGGATATCCAGGCAGGAATTCTGTCTCCTGAAGAGATCACTTCAGAGCTGATTGACAACAGATTGTCATCCAGCGGATTACCCGATCCTGACCTGCTCATCCGTACGAGCGGAGAGATGCGGCTCAGTAACTTTATGCTGTGGCAAATCGCCTATAGTGAATTTTGGTTTACGGATGCGTACTGGCCGGAGTTCGACAAGTCGCATCTGATGCAGGCTGTGGCTGAATATCAGCGCCGCACACGCCGTTATGGTGGATTGAAGTAG
- the frr gene encoding ribosome recycling factor, translating to MPQSVKKNAEERMEKAILSLKRDLATLRAGRASTSLLDRIQVEYYGAPTPINQLANISTPDSRTLLIQPWDKTSMSDIEKAIMKSDIGITPANDGTIIRLSIPPLTEERRTELVKFTKKFGEEAKVAIRNIRRDANDDIKKMEKNGISEDESHGHQEDIQKSTDKFIAEVDKVLLSKEKEIMEV from the coding sequence ATGCCACAATCGGTTAAGAAGAATGCCGAAGAGCGTATGGAAAAAGCGATTCTCTCGCTGAAACGTGACTTGGCAACGCTGCGGGCAGGACGCGCTTCGACGTCGCTGCTGGATCGCATCCAGGTTGAATATTACGGTGCTCCAACTCCGATCAATCAGCTGGCTAACATCAGCACACCGGATTCCCGGACCCTGCTGATCCAGCCGTGGGACAAAACTTCAATGTCAGACATCGAAAAGGCGATTATGAAATCCGACATCGGGATTACACCTGCCAATGACGGTACGATCATCCGCCTGTCGATTCCTCCGCTTACCGAAGAACGCCGCACTGAGCTGGTGAAATTCACCAAGAAGTTCGGTGAAGAAGCTAAGGTAGCGATCCGCAACATCCGCCGCGATGCCAACGATGACATCAAGAAGATGGAGAAGAACGGCATTTCAGAAGATGAATCACATGGACATCAGGAAGATATCCAGAAATCAACGGATAAGTTCATAGCTGAAGTCGACAAAGTGCTCTTGTCCAAAGAAAAAGAGATTATGGAAGTATAA
- the pyrH gene encoding UMP kinase translates to MEQPVFKRVVLKVSGESLAGQNGYGIDADTIISIAEQVKEVVELGVQVAIVCGGGNIWRGIAGSASGIDRATADYMGMLATVMNSLALQDALEQIDVPTRVQTSIAMQQIAEPYIRRRAIRHLEKGRVVIFAAGTGNPFFSTDTTAALRAAEIEAEVILMAKNKVDGVYSADPFKDSTAVKFEQLTYMDILNKNLGVMDSTASSLCMDNNIPLIVFAITEQGNIKRVVLGEKIGTIVKGSVN, encoded by the coding sequence TTGGAACAACCGGTATTTAAGAGAGTAGTCCTTAAGGTAAGCGGTGAATCGCTCGCCGGACAGAATGGCTATGGCATCGATGCCGATACGATCATCTCTATTGCAGAGCAGGTCAAGGAAGTCGTGGAGCTTGGAGTTCAGGTTGCGATTGTATGCGGCGGTGGCAACATCTGGCGCGGAATCGCCGGAAGTGCAAGCGGTATTGACCGGGCAACAGCCGATTATATGGGAATGCTGGCAACAGTGATGAACTCACTGGCATTGCAGGACGCTCTGGAGCAGATCGATGTCCCTACCCGGGTTCAGACCTCTATCGCCATGCAGCAGATTGCTGAGCCTTATATCCGCCGCCGGGCGATCCGGCATCTGGAGAAGGGCCGCGTAGTTATTTTTGCCGCAGGGACAGGGAATCCGTTCTTCTCGACAGATACTACGGCAGCGCTTAGAGCAGCCGAGATTGAAGCCGAGGTTATCCTCATGGCCAAGAATAAGGTAGACGGCGTCTACTCAGCAGATCCGTTCAAGGACAGCACAGCCGTTAAGTTCGAGCAGCTTACTTACATGGATATTCTGAACAAAAACCTGGGGGTTATGGATTCTACCGCTTCCTCACTCTGCATGGATAATAATATACCGCTCATTGTGTTTGCTATTACAGAGCAAGGCAATATTAAACGCGTCGTTCTCGGCGAAAAAATCGGGACGATCGTTAAAGGGAGTGTAAATTAA
- the tsf gene encoding translation elongation factor Ts: MAVDAKAVKELRERTGAGMLDCKKALEEANNDITKAAELLREKGLSAAANKAGRIATEGTVESYIHAGGRIGVLVEINCETDFVGKTDSFREFARDIAMQIAAANPLYVRREEVPSADVEKEKEILKAQALNEGKPEKIVEKMVEGRISKFYEEYCLMEQSFVKDPDKTISQLLNEKISTIGENITIRRFVRFELGEGLEKKVDNFVEEVMAQVKQ, translated from the coding sequence ATGGCAGTAGATGCAAAAGCAGTGAAGGAACTTCGTGAAAGAACAGGGGCAGGAATGCTCGATTGTAAGAAAGCGCTGGAAGAAGCAAACAACGACATCACCAAAGCAGCAGAATTGCTTCGTGAAAAAGGTCTGTCCGCAGCAGCGAACAAGGCCGGACGTATTGCTACTGAAGGTACTGTAGAATCCTATATCCACGCTGGCGGCCGTATTGGCGTTCTGGTGGAAATCAACTGCGAAACTGACTTCGTAGGCAAAACGGATTCCTTCAGAGAATTCGCACGCGACATCGCTATGCAAATCGCAGCAGCGAACCCGCTGTATGTCCGCCGTGAAGAAGTGCCTTCTGCAGACGTAGAGAAGGAAAAAGAAATTCTTAAGGCACAAGCGCTGAACGAAGGCAAGCCTGAGAAGATCGTTGAAAAAATGGTGGAAGGCCGCATCAGCAAGTTCTATGAAGAATACTGCCTGATGGAGCAATCCTTCGTTAAAGACCCGGACAAGACAATCTCCCAGCTGCTGAATGAAAAAATCAGCACGATTGGCGAGAACATCACCATCCGCCGCTTTGTTCGTTTCGAACTGGGTGAAGGTCTTGAGAAGAAAGTCGACAACTTCGTAGAAGAAGTTATGGCACAAGTAAAACAATAA
- the rpsB gene encoding 30S ribosomal protein S2, with protein sequence MAVISMKQLLEAGVHFGHQTRRWNPKMDRYIFTERNGIYIIDLQKTVKKVEEAYNFVKSVAGDNGTILFVGTKKQAQDSVKEEAERSGMFFINQRWLGGTLTNFQTIQKRIDRLKKLEAWEEDGTFAVLPKKEVILLRKEKDRLEKFLGGIKNMKGLPSALFIIDPRKERIAVAEARKLGIPIVAIVDTNCDPDEIDYVIPGNDDAIRAVKLLTGKMADAVVEAHQGEDTTTA encoded by the coding sequence ATGGCAGTAATCTCCATGAAGCAGCTTCTCGAAGCTGGGGTACACTTCGGTCACCAGACTCGTCGTTGGAACCCAAAGATGGATCGATATATCTTCACTGAAAGAAACGGAATTTACATTATTGACTTGCAAAAGACAGTCAAGAAGGTAGAGGAAGCTTACAACTTTGTAAAGAGCGTCGCTGGCGACAACGGCACAATCCTATTCGTAGGAACAAAGAAGCAGGCACAGGATTCCGTAAAAGAAGAAGCTGAACGTTCGGGTATGTTCTTCATTAACCAGCGTTGGCTCGGCGGTACCCTGACTAACTTCCAGACTATTCAGAAGCGTATTGACCGCCTGAAGAAATTGGAAGCTTGGGAAGAAGACGGTACCTTTGCAGTATTGCCTAAGAAAGAAGTTATCCTTCTCCGCAAAGAGAAAGATCGTCTTGAGAAATTCCTGGGCGGTATCAAGAACATGAAAGGTCTTCCAAGCGCGCTGTTCATCATTGACCCGCGTAAAGAGCGCATTGCAGTAGCAGAAGCTCGCAAATTGGGTATTCCTATCGTAGCTATCGTTGATACTAACTGCGATCCGGATGAAATTGACTACGTAATCCCAGGCAATGACGACGCAATCCGCGCCGTGAAGCTCTTGACTGGTAAGATGGCTGATGCTGTTGTTGAAGCTCATCAGGGCGAAGACACAACTACAGCTTAA
- a CDS encoding DUF342 domain-containing protein, with product MIGQYVLSQYLSITFSEDKGIAYLQFIKKDENFTCSVEDLESFLSSHNIRFGIQHDIVQRISSNPEEYFWNRVPIAIGQPAVNGKDGRIVLTVDMEEDRKPLEKEDGRVDYKELVRLHNVRKGQLIAKVIPAENGVSGRTVTGEELPFRAGKEAHFKVGKNVVVDQEETSMYSAIDGLVTLTDKGKINVFPVYEINGDVDYSTGNIDFVGTVVIRGNVLTGFTVKSAGDIRVVGGVEGAELISGGSIEITGGIIGYNKGLVSAGKNVKVSFIQDGNVVAGEDIIVSQSIMHSSIRAGRDVLCNGAKGLIVGGIVQAGERVIARTIGNTMSTATAIEVGVVPELRNEINELRQELRQLLENEDKTNKALYLLNQLANNGQLSPDKVALRVKLNATKQSHMRDEKRIKERVLEIERMLEDTGRAKVDVVKTIYGGSKIVIGRYTRFVKDPTERVSFIYSEGDISIIPYV from the coding sequence TTGATCGGTCAATATGTATTGAGCCAATACCTGAGCATTACTTTTTCGGAGGATAAGGGGATTGCTTACCTTCAGTTCATCAAGAAGGATGAGAATTTCACCTGTTCGGTCGAGGACCTTGAGAGCTTCCTGTCCAGTCACAATATTCGTTTCGGTATCCAGCATGATATTGTGCAGCGGATTAGCAGCAACCCGGAAGAATATTTCTGGAACCGGGTGCCGATCGCGATTGGACAGCCTGCTGTCAACGGTAAGGATGGCCGCATTGTGCTGACCGTTGATATGGAGGAGGACCGCAAGCCTCTGGAGAAAGAGGATGGCAGGGTGGATTACAAAGAGCTGGTCCGGCTGCATAATGTAAGGAAGGGCCAGCTTATTGCCAAGGTTATTCCGGCAGAGAACGGTGTGAGCGGCAGAACGGTAACCGGGGAGGAGCTTCCGTTCCGGGCAGGGAAGGAGGCTCATTTCAAGGTAGGCAAGAATGTGGTGGTGGATCAGGAAGAGACCTCCATGTATTCGGCGATTGACGGATTGGTCACGCTGACAGACAAGGGCAAAATCAATGTATTTCCGGTGTATGAAATCAATGGTGATGTGGATTACAGCACAGGCAATATTGATTTCGTGGGCACGGTGGTCATCCGCGGCAATGTGCTTACCGGCTTCACCGTCAAATCCGCAGGAGATATCCGGGTGGTCGGCGGGGTAGAGGGGGCCGAGCTGATATCGGGCGGGTCCATCGAGATTACGGGCGGCATCATCGGATATAATAAAGGCCTCGTCAGCGCCGGTAAAAATGTTAAGGTCTCGTTCATCCAGGATGGCAATGTTGTGGCCGGTGAGGATATTATCGTCTCCCAAAGTATTATGCATTCCAGCATCCGGGCTGGCCGAGATGTACTGTGTAACGGGGCCAAAGGCTTAATCGTCGGGGGGATCGTACAGGCAGGCGAGCGTGTGATCGCCCGTACCATCGGCAATACCATGTCTACAGCTACAGCGATTGAAGTGGGCGTTGTTCCCGAGCTGAGAAATGAGATCAACGAACTGCGCCAGGAGCTCCGGCAGCTTCTTGAGAATGAGGACAAGACCAATAAGGCGCTGTATCTGCTTAATCAGCTGGCGAACAATGGCCAGCTATCGCCCGATAAGGTGGCGCTTCGCGTCAAGCTTAATGCCACCAAGCAATCCCATATGCGTGATGAAAAGAGAATTAAAGAGCGTGTGCTGGAGATCGAGCGCATGCTGGAGGACACCGGCAGAGCTAAGGTTGATGTCGTCAAGACGATCTATGGAGGCTCTAAGATCGTAATCGGCAGATATACCAGGTTCGTCAAGGACCCGACGGAGCGGGTATCCTTCATTTACAGTGAAGGGGATATATCCATAATACCGTATGTATAA
- a CDS encoding FliA/WhiG family RNA polymerase sigma factor, with translation MNERKATQSETDLLWEQWKEHGDPEAKKKLIESYLHIVDYVSSRLAVGLPKNVSKDDLASNGVMGLIDAIEKFDYKRGLQFQTYASWRVRGAILDSLRQSDWVPRSVREKAKKIEDAYQQLEQKYLRSVSDDEMSKYLNISETEFQTMLQDVAVMSLCSLEDPIREEESETRMSILVDDKAKNPDRKVNEFYLRDTLTKGIEKLTVKERTVVSLLYYEDLSLSEIAEVMSLSPSRISQLHSKAILRLRGTLEKNRDLLMQND, from the coding sequence TTGAACGAGCGTAAAGCAACTCAGTCGGAAACAGACCTGCTTTGGGAGCAGTGGAAAGAGCACGGCGATCCTGAAGCTAAAAAAAAGCTGATTGAGAGTTATCTCCATATTGTTGATTACGTGTCCAGCCGTCTGGCAGTAGGGCTGCCCAAAAACGTCTCCAAGGACGATTTGGCCAGCAACGGTGTCATGGGACTCATTGATGCGATCGAAAAATTCGACTACAAGCGGGGGCTTCAATTCCAGACCTATGCATCGTGGCGGGTTCGGGGAGCGATCCTTGATTCTCTGCGGCAAAGTGACTGGGTTCCCAGATCCGTACGCGAAAAAGCGAAAAAAATCGAGGATGCCTACCAGCAGCTGGAGCAGAAGTATTTGAGATCGGTAAGTGACGATGAAATGAGCAAGTATCTGAATATTTCGGAAACGGAGTTTCAGACGATGCTGCAGGATGTCGCAGTAATGTCGCTCTGTTCACTCGAAGATCCTATACGTGAAGAAGAATCAGAGACACGAATGTCCATATTGGTAGATGACAAGGCCAAGAATCCGGACCGTAAAGTGAATGAGTTCTACCTGCGGGATACGCTAACCAAAGGCATCGAGAAACTAACAGTGAAAGAACGGACCGTCGTGTCCCTTTTATATTATGAGGATTTATCTTTAAGCGAGATTGCGGAAGTGATGTCACTGTCTCCTTCGCGAATCTCCCAGCTTCATTCCAAAGCTATTTTGCGGCTAAGAGGAACACTTGAGAAGAACCGGGACCTTCTAATGCAAAATGATTAA
- a CDS encoding chemotaxis protein CheD — MIEEQSIIKVGMADLNVGSQDSLIRTTGLGSCVGLTLFDPGKKLAGMAHVMLPSSEIAREGQLNIAKFADTAVPELLARLLGLGAVRSRIVAKMAGGSQMFAFAGGSDTMRIGPRNVESCKLALESLHIPLIAEDTGGNYGRTIEISCNTGVIFIRSVQKGPKEI; from the coding sequence ATGATTGAAGAGCAGAGCATCATTAAAGTAGGTATGGCGGATCTGAACGTAGGCAGCCAGGACAGCCTTATTCGTACGACCGGTCTTGGCTCCTGCGTAGGTCTGACTCTGTTTGATCCCGGTAAAAAGCTGGCGGGGATGGCTCATGTCATGCTGCCCTCGTCAGAGATTGCCAGGGAGGGACAGCTGAATATCGCCAAGTTCGCAGATACTGCTGTGCCTGAGCTTTTGGCCCGCCTGCTGGGGCTGGGGGCGGTTAGAAGCCGGATTGTGGCCAAGATGGCCGGAGGCTCGCAGATGTTTGCTTTTGCCGGAGGGAGTGACACCATGAGGATCGGGCCTCGGAATGTGGAATCCTGCAAGCTTGCTCTTGAGAGCCTTCATATTCCGCTTATCGCGGAGGACACGGGCGGCAATTATGGGCGCACGATAGAAATCTCCTGCAATACCGGAGTGATTTTTATCCGCAGCGTTCAAAAAGGCCCGAAGGAAATTTAG
- a CDS encoding chemotaxis protein CheC yields the protein MELFKNFKDFKMDVLKEVGNIGAGNAATALSQLLNKPIDMAVPKVQLLSFEEITDKVGGAEELVYAVFLRVEGEAPGNLFFILTPEAASNLLSRIAGIEVSGGGELSEMELSALSEIGNILAGSYLSSLADFTSLTMYPTVPALAMDMAGAILGYGLLQFGQMGDDALLIDTTFLEGQNEIEGQFFLIPDPESFPKIFKALGVPFDND from the coding sequence ATGGAGCTATTCAAGAATTTCAAAGATTTCAAAATGGATGTGCTTAAGGAAGTAGGGAATATTGGGGCCGGTAATGCGGCCACTGCCTTGTCCCAGCTGCTCAATAAGCCGATTGACATGGCCGTGCCTAAGGTACAGCTGCTCAGCTTCGAGGAGATCACTGATAAGGTGGGCGGAGCGGAGGAGCTGGTATACGCGGTATTCCTGCGTGTGGAAGGTGAAGCCCCGGGCAACCTGTTCTTTATTCTTACCCCGGAGGCGGCAAGCAACCTGCTCAGCCGGATTGCCGGCATTGAAGTCTCCGGCGGCGGTGAGCTGAGTGAGATGGAATTATCCGCACTAAGCGAGATCGGCAATATTCTGGCCGGCTCTTATCTCTCTTCCCTGGCGGACTTCACCTCCCTGACCATGTATCCGACCGTGCCGGCGCTTGCAATGGATATGGCCGGAGCGATTCTTGGTTACGGGCTGCTGCAGTTCGGTCAGATGGGCGATGATGCGCTGCTGATCGATACGACTTTTTTAGAAGGCCAAAATGAAATTGAAGGACAATTCTTCCTTATTCCCGATCCGGAATCGTTCCCCAAAATATTCAAGGCTTTAGGAGTACCGTTCGACAATGATTGA